From the genome of Sander lucioperca isolate FBNREF2018 chromosome 1, SLUC_FBN_1.2, whole genome shotgun sequence, one region includes:
- the tomm5 gene encoding mitochondrial import receptor subunit TOM5 homolog isoform X1, which produces MDFPGHFQHIFKQLNHQRLHAQLCDCLVVVGGQSFQAHRSILAACSSHFRALLSSNDSGEEVGGPGADIGGGGGPSVIELDPEVVTPEAFSTLLDMIYTSTLSPGASNVMDVLLAASHLHLNTVVKACKLHLSRKNFPASPPKGWRSVQQQQQGQSSGAERPALLQQVTSVMEEDIDEEDVVVEVSQSGGVEEQGVRRREVSGEQDAAQFLRHKRKSHEDRLSGRKRPCRLPEGNYKECSSTVARSTVSTEEGGEELLSPDCLKTTDGLWESRGEDEVEKKYEATKGDSEEIQLPSQSDSSAGVGAWEKGGDPDEDTVVKVKVGEEGEEEGEEPKMAMIEVKKENLSSYSPDLPNNSLSPPQDCTDNLDAQLNEEKMTTACPTEGDVSSLQSQLCTDLQTDAQREAGDLGEESVDCEGLDSLSELAFSCFLNPSSESVMGALEEEDSLASLTAAATAAAAAASDAPAAAGDTGQLYQNSGEASSAHSSDSSLVFPVTSVPLQQLLPTQGPGFSDTLILQPTQNSLAGFLSGIRPGLGLETSLIQPSRAGKSSGATTFRRIAPKVPPGSNQSSSSSAGDAAERPSLTRASEDVMSKCKKAAAEDHVLLVEGEKKYACKICCKTFMNLTDCKKHIRVHTGEKPYPCPKCGKRFSQSSHLYKHSKNTCLHWKDDQLFPDTLL; this is translated from the coding sequence ATGGACTTTCCAGGTCATTTCCAGCATATTTTCAAGCAGCTCAACCACCAGCGCCTCCATGCTCAGCTGTGTGACTGTTTGGTGGTGGTTGGAGGCCAGAGCTTCCAGGCTCACCGTTCCATCCTGGCAGCATGCAGCTCCCACTTCAGGGCTCTGCTGAGCTCCAATGACAGCGGTGAGGAGGTTGGAGGACCGGGAGCAGACATAGGTGGAGGTGGGGGCCCCAGTGTGATTGAGCTAGATCCAGAGGTGGTGACGCCAGAGGCCTTCTCAACCTTGCTGGACATGATTTACACCTCCACCCTCTCACCAGGGGCCTCCAATGTGATGGATGTGCTGTTGGCGGCATCACACCTGCACCTTAACACTGTTGTTAAGGCCTGCAAGCTCCACCTGTCCAGAAAAAACTTTCCTGCCTCGCCCCCGAAAGGCTGGAGGTCAgtgcaacagcagcaacagggTCAATCGTCTGGGGCAGAGAGGCCGGCCTTGCTTCAACAGGTCACATCTGTCATGGAGGAGGACATCGATGAGGAAGACGTGGTAGTGGAGGTTAGTCAGTCTGGTGGGGTTGAAGAGCAGGgggtgaggaggagggaagTCAGTGGAGAGCAGGATGCTGCACAATTTTTGAGGCACAAGAGGAAGTCACACGAGGACAGGCTCAGTGGCAGAAAGAGGCCCTGCAGGCTGCCTGAGGGAAACTATAAGGAGTGTTCATCTACTGTAGCCAGAAGCACCGTCAGTACAGAGGAGGGTGGAGAGGAGCTGCTGTCCCCGGACTGCCTGAAGACGACCGACGGACTCTGGGAGAGCCGAGGCGAGGACGAGGTGGAAAAGAAATACGAAGCAACCAAGGGAGATTCAGAAGAGATCCAGCTGCCGAGCCAATCAGACAGCAGCGCAGGTGTAGGTGCGTGGGAGAAGGGCGGAGATCCAGATGAAGACACTGTGGTCAAAGTAAAGGTGGGAGAAGaaggggaggaagagggagaggagccAAAGATGGCAATGATTGAGGTGAAAAAGGAAAATCTGAGCTCATACTCCCCAGATTTACCAAACAATTCTCTATCTCCACCACAAGACTGCACAGACAATTTGGATGCACAACTAAATGAGGAGAAAATGACCACAGCCTGCCCAACAGAGGGTGATGTTAGCTCTTTGCAATCTCAGCTGTGCACAGATCTACAAACTGATGCACAGAGAGAAGCTGGAGATTTAGGTGAAGAGTCAGTAGACTGCGAAGGCCTTGACAGCCTGTCAGAGCTTGCTTTTTCCTGCTTCCTCAATCCCAGTAGTGAGAGTGTAATGGGAGCtttggaggaagaagacagCCTAGCTAGcctcactgctgctgctactgctgctgccgctgctgccAGTGATGCTCCTGCAGCTGCTGGAGATACTGGCCAACTGTATCAAAACTCAGGAGAAGCCTCTTCTGCTCACTCCTCTGATTCCTCACTAGTTTTTCCAGTAACATCTGTCCCCTTGCAGCAGCTTCTCCCAACTCAGGGCCCTGGTTTCAGTGACACACTCATTCTCCAGCCCACCCAGAACTCTTTAGCAGGGTTCCTGAGTGGCATCAGACCAGGCCTCGGTCTGGAAACCTCCCTCATCCAACCCTCCAGGGCCGGGAAAAGTTCAGGGGCGACAACCTTCCGTCGCATCGCCCCCAAAGTGCCGCCTGGATCAAATCAGTCCTCTTCTTCATCGGCGGGGGATGCTGCTGAACGGCCATCTCTAACCAGAGCTTCAGAGGATGTTATGTCCAAGTGCAAGAAAGCAGCTGCTGAAGACCATGTGCTGTTGGTGGAAGGGGAGAAGAAATACGCCTGCAAAATCTGCTGTAAGACCTTCATGAACCTGACTGACTGTAAGAAACATATTCgtgtccacacaggagaaaagccCTATCCCTGTCCAAAGTGTGGCAAACGCTTCAGCCAGTCCTCCCATCTGTATAAGCACTCGAAAAACACCTGCCTACACTGGAAAGACGATCAATTATTCCCAGATACCCTGCTGTGA
- the tomm5 gene encoding mitochondrial import receptor subunit TOM5 homolog isoform X2, translated as MFKLEGLGPKMDPEEMKKKMRQDVISSLRNFLIYVALLRATPYVLKKLDSI; from the exons ATGTTTAAACTGGAAGGACTCGGGCCTAAAATGGACCCAGAAgagatgaagaagaaaatgCGACAAGATGTCATCTCATCTTTACGAAACTTTCTTATTTACGTCGCCCTTCTCAGAGCCA CCCCATATGTGTTGAAGAAGCTGGACAGCATATGA
- the grhpra gene encoding glyoxylate reductase/hydroxypyruvate reductase — MQTVGKLMKVFVTRRIPQEGMKILTTAGGCEVSLWDSDEPVPRADLLKGVQGAHGILCLLSDKIDAEVLDAAGPNLKVISTLSVGFDHLALDEIKKRGIRVGYTPDVLTDATAELTVALLLATARRLPEGVEEVKNGGWSSWKPLWLCGYGLSGSTVGVIGLGRIGMAIARRLMPFGVKRLLYSGRTAKANAAEVNGEFVSLDTLVSESDFIVVSCSLTPETQGLCDKAFFSKMKNTAIFVNSSRGAVVNQEDLYEALTSGQIAAAGLDVTTPEPLPTNHPLLTLKNCVVLPHIGSATYSTRGVMGALSAQNLLGGLQGTDMPSELTF; from the exons ATGCAAACTGTTGGTAAACTCATGAAGGTGTTCGTGACGAGGCGCATCCCGCAAGAGGGGATGAAGATCCTGACAACGGCGGGAGG GTGTGAGGTGTCTTTGTGGGACTCGGATGAGCCTGTGCCTAGGGCAGACCTTCTCAAAGGTGTGCAGGGAGCTCATGGTATTCTGTGTCTGCTGTCAGACAAGATCGATGCTGAGGTTCTGGATGCTGCAG GGCCAAACCTGAAAGTAATTAGCACCCTGTCAGTGGGATTTGACCACTTGGCTCTCGACGAAATCAAAAAACG TGGTATACGTGTTGGATACACTCCAGATGTCCTGACTGACGCCACAGCAGAACTGACCGTAGCTCTGCTGCTGGCCACCGCTCGCAGATTACCAGAGGGAGTGGAGGAGGTCAAAAA TGGAGGCTGGAGCTCGTGGAAGCCTCTCTGGCTGTGTGGTTACGGTCTTTCTGGCAGCACAGTAGGAGTCATTGGACTGGGACGCATTG gCATGGCCATTGCTCGGAGACTTATGCCCTTTGGAGTAAAGAGGCTGCTATACTCTGGGAGAACAGCCAAGGCCAATGCTGCCGAGGTGAACGGAGAGTTTG TTTCCCTGGACACACTTGTGTCTGAGAGCGACTTCATAGTTGTTTCCTGCTCCCTGACGCCAGAAACCCAGGGGCTGTGTGACAAGGCCTTCTTCAGCAAGATGAAAAACACAGCAATCTTCGTCAACTCAAGCAG GGGAGCTGTGGTGAACCAGGAGGATCTGTACGAGGCGTTGACCAGCGGACAGATAGCTGCAGCTGGACTAGATGTCACAACACCTGAGCCACTCCCAACAAACCACCCTCTTTTGACTCTTAAAAACTGTG TGGTGTTGCCCCACATCGGCAGTGCCACCTACTCCACGAGAGGCGTCATGGGAGCTTTGTCAGCTCAAAACCTGCTGGGAGGTTTACAGGGCACAGACATGCCCAGTGAACTCACCTTCTAG